The window GACGGTCGGCCACCTGGGGATCTCCCTTGAGCAGACGGTCGGCCACCTGGGGATCTCCCTTGAGCAGACTGCCAGGGCGAGGCGAGGACCCGGGGCTCAGAGTGAAGTAGACGAACAGTAGAATGTAAACAGCGACGAGCAGCATGACCAACATAGCGAAAGTGAAATAGCGCATGTGCTGTTCTcctgagaaataaaaagaaaagaaaaactagaggggtagtgtaattttttttctgatattttagcCACTTTCAACGTTTTCGATCACGCGAAATAGTTGCTGGTATTCGTGGTAAGCGCGAGGTACCTGA of the Penaeus monodon isolate SGIC_2016 unplaced genomic scaffold, NSTDA_Pmon_1 PmonScaffold_4477, whole genome shotgun sequence genome contains:
- the LOC119570930 gene encoding uncharacterized protein LOC119570930, which gives rise to MGEQHMRYFTFAMLVMLLVAVYILLFVYFTLSPGSSPRPGSLLKGDPQVADRLLKGDPQVADRLLKGDPQVADRLLKGDPQVADRLLKGDSQVADRLLKGDPQVADRLLKGDPQVACEL